The Cannabis sativa cultivar Pink pepper isolate KNU-18-1 chromosome 8, ASM2916894v1, whole genome shotgun sequence genomic interval CCTTAACGAGTTCTCAGTGTTTGGCCATGGCGCCGAAACGGCTCGGAAGCTTTCGGGTTCAACGCCACATGACCAATTGTTGATTCAAACCTCCAATTCTTTTGCAGGGCTGCTTCTTTTTGTTATAGGGTTTTTGTTGTTCATGGTGGCTTTTGTCAAAGACAGGGAATTTCAGAGCTTCTTTGCTAAAGGGTGTATGCTTCTTCATGTTTCAATGGCATTTTGGAGGGTTTATTTTGAGAGGAGGCTCGAGGTGTTGGCTTGGGACTGGCCTAAGCAAGTCATTGGGGATTTCGCTCTTGCTCTTTCATGGGTTTTCTTTCTGGTTTATTCTTGGAGGGAGAAGTATGACTAAACTGAACGTAAATTGAGTGTTTTGAATTGAAGAAGTTGGGAATTCAAGGCCATAGAATGTAGTTAGTTACTCTGCTGAATTCCCCATAAATTGTATCCAAAATTGTGAGCTTTTCTGGTTGCAAATTCAGGCTCTCCTACTGTTAGAATATGAatttatgagaattgggagggACCAAACAGTTCAACTCAAACTCATACAAATATATATGAacattaaattgttttaatAAATATCACAATCCTTATTCTTCTGGGGTTTTTGCATATTCTCATGAAATATTTGCTGTCTAGTAATAAATGATGTTTTGTTTGAACATTGTCTCTAATCACGAACTTACATTGCTTAAAATTTCTCATATCCAAATTGTGTTGGAAGGAAGGCTGTGTTACAATTTCATTTCAGAGGTAAAGTGTTGTAGTGAAAGACTGAAAGTACCTTATAATGTGCTACAAAGATGTGCAATCTTAAATGATACTCAGTTGCAGATCACTTTGTATACGGATTGTACTAAAATAATGACCCTGTTTAGTTGTTGTGGATGGTGATCTTTGATCAGATTGTTTAGTGCTGGCATATGCTGCCTGGTAAGCTGATATTTATTAGTCTCTCATTAGCTCTgtctggatttttttttttttcaactgcAATACACTTTTGTGGTCTTTTTTGTTTGGTTCAGCAGGTCCGTTTTCATGTCTCTAGTCAAAATGCTCCAAATGGTAGAGTTTTGTAGTTTAGGTATCTTATTAGAGAAACATGATAACTTTGACATGTTCCAGTAGCAAAATTTGAATGTCTTGGAGGGAGAAGAAGCTATTGAATTTGTTGGGCCACATAAGATGTTTTAATTATGGGCAATGGGCACACAGACCAAGGGATTATATAGGTTTTCAAACAATGGGGAATGGGGCGTGACTACGGGCTAGTCACATATGGGGGGAAGTTCACCGAGTACAATCAGGTCCACAAGGACCACCAACACCAACCGCTATTAACACCTCATCTTTGATATTACTCCAATTTACCAAATAAGTCCTTATACTACAATTCAGATGGGCTTGTGTGAGTACATACTATTGGCATTGTTATGCTAATTctgaaaacaaataaataatgtcAGGGTGAAGTTCAGATGTTCAGTTTTCCAAATCTtatgttaattttgttataCTTGTGCTCGAGTTTTCTTTtcgtccaaaaaaaaaaattgtatatttgcATCTCTTTTATTTATACTGATTCTAATTTGAGATTTTTCGTTATTTTTGAGTTGTGATTGCATTTGTCACTATATAAAGTTTTCATTGTTTCATTATGTGAACAAGCTTAACTTATTACATCTCTTGTCTCTCTTTTGTTTCcttttttttgttacttttgttaGGTTCATATATATCTCTTCTTCTCACTTTTCTTTTTTcggtttctttcttttactatATAGCACAAAAAGAGAACTAAAGACATGTCAttggagagaaagaaagaaagaaaggaaggaATATAATGCATTACGAAACAAAGAGAAGAGAATCTACTAGTTGTAAAGTCCTGTAGCCTGAAGCATAAACCACTGGAATCACCAATAGTGGTAAGTAAAggcttaacaaaaaaaaaaaaactcctgaGAAGTTGCCGAAACGTTACCTTTGCGTTTTCCTATATTAAAAGCCCAAAAAGCAAAGAAATAAAGCTGAAGCTGAAAGAGGAACTTGACTGTCATTCTCGTCGAGTCTAATAAATAAGTGCAATGTATTGTATGGAAGGACCCTCTCGCCACACTCGTGATGTAGCGTGACTTACACGCTCCATCATTTTTACCAAAGAATAAGTGTCACGCTCTACAACTGCGCGTGGTAGTCTCATTGAGCACCTAATCTTTGTAACATCTACTTTTTCTCGTCATCTGGTTTGAGGGACATGGGATACATAGACAGAAGTATCAGAATAGGAAAGTCACCAAAACCAACCAAAAACCCAGAGAAAAGGAAAGGAAAGCAAAGTCAATATTGCAAAGAAAAACCTTAGGAAGGGGTTTGGATTTCttgatttctttctttctttctttctttttagtcaaaaaaaaaaaaatcaatctttACTAGCAGAGGGTTGAAAAAAGGTAGGTCAAGCTAAATCAATGGGAGACAACATGGAGGAAGAGGTGGAAAGACCATCAACGCCCACAAATCAGTCACAAGCATCTGCATCTTACATGTTGTTTATGAGAATTATGAGCAAAAGGAGGACATGGGTATGCATCTTTGTGCTGGTTTATGCAATAATTTTAACTTCTTCATGGAATTTCCTTAAATCTATACTTTCTTGGTACAACTTACACTCCCAATCCCagccatcttcttcttcatcatcatcttcttatGGGTGGGCAGCCCTTTATGCATCTGTGCTTCTTGGAGCTGTATTTGGGGTTGTTTCCATGGTTGCAGCTCTGGCAGTGGTGGTGCCAGCCACTATGGTCACATGGATCGCCATTGTTGTTCTGCTTGCCTTCTTTGGAAAACCCAGGAGGGCTTTGGTGGTGGAAGGTAGGAAGATTACCAGAGAGATTGTGGGGTTTGTGATCAGAATTTTGTTGAAGGAAGGTAGCCTTGTGGCTGCTGTTTGTGCTGTTTTAGGTTATTCTGCCCTTGTTGGGAGGAATACTGAGGTTGATTAATTATAACTCCTATGAAAATTTTGGTAAAGTGTTCCTCAATCTCTCCTGAGACAATCTTTATTTTTACTTGTTCTATAAATTtaggattaaaaaaaaaacaaacttttTTCTTTGGGGGCTTTTTAACCTTATTCACTACCTGTTTTAAATTTCCACTTGGATGTATTGTAAATTCTTCTAATCTTGATGATGTTCTATTTATTCTTTTCCCAAAATAACAAGCTTGCTACTGCTGCTGCTGcatatgtgtatattttatttacTGGCCTTTATGATCTTTACAGGCATGTCAATATGTAGATTTATATCTAGTGTTGGTGGCAAACCCCATTAAGATTAGGAAATTACACTGATTTCTTGTGCTCAAAATTACTTTGTGGAGTTGTGAGTAGTTTGAACTTTAGTGTtttgttattaatatttttattcaatGAGAAATAGCTATTATTCAACTGGCGATTTCTTAGCTATAAgttcaagaaaaagaaaatctttGTTTGGTTGGATTAGGGGTCACAACACTTTCTTATGGCTTAgcacttatttatttttatataacaaGAGTCTTCTTTTGAAAACTTGAATCTTTTTAATTTCTCCCTTTAGTTTAGTTGTGAATATATTAGGTAGACAATAGATATGATATGTGATGATGTGATTGGTTTATGAGACAGTTATTTTGTTCTTGGGAGAGTAGACAAGGAAGAAGATTCTTAAACAGGTAACTTATTTGCAGAACTGGGCAATATAATAACAACTTTGGGGTAAGTCttttatgagaaaaaaaaaaacatatataataaaatcaTTTCTTTGTATACAATAGAAATGGcaacaatattaaaatattatttatctttttgagcTTTGATTTAATACCCGCATTTAAGTAACACGTATTCTCATTCGAAGATGCTAGGATACTCAATCTAATAACCAGTcagattaatatatacatatttatatagatATGCACAtagaattgaattaattatttctaatTTGGTTTGTTTTGGTGGGAGAAACAACTCTTTAGATGTTATCAGCAAACTCAGTCtctccaaaaatattttatggaGAAAAAGCCTGCCAAGTTTAAGGTAGAAGCAAACGATAACATGATCCTCCTGAACATACCAAAAtacaaaagtaaataaataaatgcaaaTTAGAGTAGCCACTTGCAATATATTAATGCATATTTAAATTTGACGTTTTATTTAGGAGAGGCTGGTCATAAATGGTTATTCAAATTATAGTAGTttttagttttcatattttgttttTCTAACTTGTGATTTCTTGTGAACACAAGGACTTCTAATTAGTGTATGTCAATAATACGTATTATTCCTGTAAAATGATGGGTAAGTCTAAGTCAATAGTATACTTTTCTAAAGGAATATTTCGGTAGACTATAGTCTATATCCGTTTTGACATATAGAAAAGTTTCTttgttcatttttctttttagaaATATTGAGACTACTATTATATGATTTGTAATAgttaactttataattaatttcttttagaAATATTGAGACTACTTGAATTATATGATTTGTGATAGTTAAAATCTTTCAAATTTATATGCTGTTTTGGTATTCATAATTCCATTTAAAAAGTTatgttaaatgccaaataagCATGTTAGAGTGTACATAGGTCTACACACGATATATTTGTATTGATCTATgtaattttagttatttaaatttatgaaaataattaaaaattaaaaaacaaaaacaaaaataagttGAAAAAAAGGAGTGCTATtgtaaactttctattacaacCTCTTAGTCAACTTTCGTGTTCGAAAATAcatgttggaatatttttttaatttttttttatggcgGTGTTCGTTATACTTACAACATtatctttgaatttttttaaatttttttgaatagtttacagtaccaaaaatatatttaaagtttttttaacGCGCGTggtaaattagaatatcatgaACTCTATTTTCagcattgtaaattattcaaaaatttacagagatgatattgtaactataacgaatattgttatgaaaaaaaaaatttaaaaatattttgacatgtAATTTCGGGTGTAGAAGTTGACTAAAAGGTTGTAATACGAGGTTATAATTAGCACTCatcaatagaaaaattataaaataaaatttaaaactctttttttccttttcacttaaaataaacattaaaattataaaagattttttttttccgttttttcctcttcttctttcttttctcagTTCTTCTTGATTATTCTTCTCATTTTAGCCCTGATCGTCCATCCCCGACCATCTAGCCCCAACCGTCTAGCCCGGGTCCATTTGTATAGGCATACCATTCTTTTATAAGTTCTCCCCAGTGATTTGGGTCTTTTACATCAGAGCATTGCTATGAGGCACCTATGGTTCCTAACACCACAATAAAGTGTCGTTTTATAGTTGGTTAGTGattttctataatatttattaaagtaaaacaaGTAAGACTCgatattaaattgtaccaataataatattatatctcACAAGAGTGCTAGACACCATggtgccttttagcatttctctttacACCatcttataatattattaagccCTATCGAGAGCAATCAAGTTCAGGATGTTCAACACTCAAACAAAAATATTGAGCACCCATCGagtatgtaacgccctaatgctaaggcatgctacagtgctttttcaattacagtgctatctttgctaatcaaagaatttcctcaaaaaatgtgtcaaattaaaacttttataataaacattaaactttataatttacaTAGTGATCTACAAACACCGGGATCTCGTTTCTAAACTTTTAGACAAAACATGCCAAAATACAATAACcaagtcgcacagcgactacaaaatatatccccagatgtcccgagaccgaacaatCCAGGTCACGTTgccacgacatgtacaacctcatcgCAGCCaggctcactcctgttcagccttcgcctttcctttacctacacatggaagcagaactgtgagtcgacagactcagtaagaaaagcatataacatatcatataataccgACTTATATCTAGGTGTctatacacctatttacaaggcttaacagatgagcaagaaCGTTTCGTACTaaggtacaaccactataccaca includes:
- the LOC133030303 gene encoding uncharacterized protein LOC133030303, coding for MGFSIFPIICILHSLISLTTGSLIMFYLNEFSVFGHGAETARKLSGSTPHDQLLIQTSNSFAGLLLFVIGFLLFMVAFVKDREFQSFFAKGCMLLHVSMAFWRVYFERRLEVLAWDWPKQVIGDFALALSWVFFLVYSWREKYD
- the LOC133030302 gene encoding uncharacterized protein LOC133030302 is translated as MGDNMEEEVERPSTPTNQSQASASYMLFMRIMSKRRTWVCIFVLVYAIILTSSWNFLKSILSWYNLHSQSQPSSSSSSSSYGWAALYASVLLGAVFGVVSMVAALAVVVPATMVTWIAIVVLLAFFGKPRRALVVEGRKITREIVGFVIRILLKEGSLVAAVCAVLGYSALVGRNTEVD